A window of the bacterium genome harbors these coding sequences:
- a CDS encoding insulinase family protein, whose product MLILAVAGLHAQGYLELQNQVVKHTLDNGLRLLVLERHEAPVVSFVTYADVGAVNESEGITGISHIFEHMAFKGTHTVGTKDIEAELKAMAKEDETFYAWRAEYAKGALSDPVKLKELEEEHQAAVAEAQTYVVTNELSQAIERAGGTGMNASTGYDQTVYFYNLPSNKVELWMSLESDRFLNPVLREFYTEKQVVMEERRLRTESQPIGRLLEEFLAISYKAHPYGEPVVGHMSDLKTLSRQDAIDYFKTHYTPANLVLAVVGDVKAAEVIRLAETYWGRLPKGPERRPVFTEEPPQLGQKRIEMEDAMQPILILGYHRPSVFSKDSAVLDAISDVLGSGRTSRLYKRLVKEKKIAVQVAAIANITEKYPSLYIFLAVPSQGHTTAECEAAILEELEKLKKEPLTVEELTAVKTRAKAAFLEGLDSNSGLAQQLADAEVRYHDFRQMFTRTAKIEAIQAADIQRVAAEIFVKRNSTVAVIVPPAKAD is encoded by the coding sequence ATGCTGATCCTCGCCGTGGCTGGGCTCCATGCCCAGGGCTACTTGGAACTGCAGAACCAGGTGGTCAAGCACACGCTTGACAACGGCCTGCGCCTCCTTGTTCTGGAGCGTCATGAAGCGCCGGTGGTATCGTTTGTCACTTACGCCGACGTCGGTGCGGTCAATGAAAGCGAGGGCATCACCGGCATCTCGCACATCTTTGAGCACATGGCCTTCAAAGGCACACACACGGTGGGCACCAAGGACATCGAGGCTGAGCTTAAGGCCATGGCCAAAGAGGATGAGACTTTTTATGCCTGGCGCGCCGAATACGCCAAAGGAGCCCTGTCCGATCCGGTCAAACTAAAAGAACTGGAAGAGGAGCACCAGGCGGCCGTGGCTGAGGCCCAAACCTATGTCGTCACTAACGAACTCAGCCAGGCCATCGAGAGGGCCGGAGGCACTGGCATGAACGCCAGCACTGGCTATGATCAGACCGTCTATTTTTACAACCTTCCTTCCAACAAGGTGGAGCTGTGGATGTCGCTCGAATCGGACCGTTTCCTCAACCCGGTGTTGCGCGAGTTCTACACCGAAAAGCAGGTGGTGATGGAGGAGCGGCGTCTTCGTACTGAGAGCCAACCGATCGGCAGACTGTTAGAAGAGTTTTTGGCGATATCTTACAAAGCCCACCCCTACGGCGAACCGGTTGTCGGCCACATGTCGGATCTCAAGACCCTGAGCCGCCAAGACGCCATTGATTATTTCAAGACCCATTATACGCCTGCCAACCTGGTGCTTGCTGTAGTCGGCGACGTCAAGGCCGCTGAGGTGATTCGCCTGGCCGAGACTTACTGGGGCCGGCTGCCCAAAGGTCCGGAACGCCGACCGGTTTTCACCGAAGAACCGCCGCAACTCGGGCAGAAGAGGATCGAGATGGAGGATGCGATGCAACCGATCCTCATCCTCGGCTATCATCGGCCCAGCGTTTTCAGCAAAGACTCGGCGGTTCTCGATGCCATCAGCGATGTGTTGGGCAGCGGCCGCACCAGCCGCTTGTATAAAAGACTGGTAAAAGAGAAAAAGATCGCTGTTCAGGTGGCCGCCATTGCCAACATCACTGAAAAGTATCCCAGCCTGTATATCTTTCTGGCAGTGCCCTCGCAGGGCCATACCACCGCCGAGTGCGAAGCAGCAATCCTCGAGGAATTGGAAAAGCTGAAAAAGGAGCCGCTCACCGTCGAAGAGCTGACTGCGGTCAAAACCCGCGCCAAGGCCGCTTTTCTCGAGGGACTTGATTCTAACAGCGGTCTGGCCCAGCAACTCGCCGACGCGGAGGTGCGCTATCATGACTTTCGGCAGATGTTCACCCGCACTGCAAAAATCGAAGCCATTCAGGCTGCGGACATCCAGCGTGTGGCCGCAGAAATTTTCGTCAAGCGCAACAGCACTGTGGCGGTCATCGTACCCCCGGCCAAAGCCGACTGA